A stretch of the Lolium perenne isolate Kyuss_39 chromosome 3, Kyuss_2.0, whole genome shotgun sequence genome encodes the following:
- the LOC127342883 gene encoding uncharacterized protein isoform X2, whose product MADGEEVPPTAAAAAAAADSEELEPLFDYSRVRPTFDFRFDDSDLEKSDIFVHCNKRPKLADADADDAAAFGDKASEKGDAGVKKAAVVNLDDDDWLAPPPLKPVAMAGICKDKTPHEPRLENQEVAKLAEDTFQKVVETVKKDLAAKKAPESIVLDEPTEPQLKKTKEKILIMIQDKDVQQPFRVCKDEKFDKLFKAYAKKNNLDSSNLTFVFDGVKMNPASTPQDLDLEDEDLIEVRYKPAEPVIHKPTEPHVKKAREIIPITIQGKAGKHQFRVYKDDKFDKLFNAYAKKVQLSPSDLTFTFDGDKLNSASTPQDHDLEDDDLIEVCCKSS is encoded by the exons ATG GCGGATGGGGAGGAGGTGccgccgacggcggcggcggcggcggcggcggcggacagcGAGGAGCTTGAGCCGCTCTTCGACTACTCCCGCGTGCGGCCCACCTTCGACTTCCGCTTCGACG ACTCCGACCTTGAGAAGTCCGACATCTTCGTCCACTGCAACAAGCGCCCCAAGTtggccgatgccgatgccgacgaCGCCGCCGCTTTC GGTGATAAGGCTAGCGAAAAGGGTGACGCCGGCGTGAAGAAGGCTGCGGTGGTGAATTTGGACGATGATGATTGGTTGGCTCCACCGCCCTTGAAGCCTGTGGCCATGGCTGGCATATGTAAGGATAAAACACCGCATGAGCCAAG ATTAGAGAATCAAGAGGTCGCAAAACTTGCTGAAGATACATTTCAGAAGGTTGTTGAAACTGTTAAGAAAGACCTTGCGGCCAAGAAAGCACCTGAAAGTATAGTTCTTGATGAGCCGACCGAACCACAATTGAAGAAGACGAAAGAAAAGATCCTCATAATGATTCAGGACAAAGATGTGCAGCAGCCTTTCCGTGTATGTAAG GATGAGAAATTCGACAAGCTTTTCAAGGcatatgctaagaagaacaatctTGATTCCTCAAATCTGACTTTTGTATTCGATGGTGTCAAAATGAACCCGGCAAGTACGCCCCAGGACCTTGACCTGGAGGATGAAGACCTGATTGAGGTGCGCTATAAGCCAGCTGAACCTGTAATACACAAGCCAACTGAACCTCACGTGAAGAAAGCGCGAGAAATTATACCCATAACGATTCAGGGCAAAGCTGGGAAGCACCAGTTCCGTGTATACAAG GATGACAAGTTTGACAAGCTTTTCAATGCATATGCTAAGAAGGTCCAACTCAGCCCATCCGATCTGACTTTCACATTTGATGGTGACAAACTAAACTCGGCTAGTACACCCCAGGACCATGACCTGGAGGATGATGACTTGATTGAGGTGTGCTGTAAGTCAAGCTGA
- the LOC127342883 gene encoding uncharacterized protein isoform X1 gives MADGEEVPPTAAAAAAAADSEELEPLFDYSRVRPTFDFRFDDSDLEKSDIFVHCNKRPKLADADADDAAAFGDKASEKGDAGVKKAAVVNLDDDDWLAPPPLKPVAMAGICKDKTPHEPRLENQEVAKLAEDTFQKVVETVKKDLAAKKAPESIVLDEPTEPQLKKTKEKILIMIQDKDVQQPFRVCKDEKFDKLFKAYAKKNNLDSSNLTFVFDGVKMNPASTPQDLDLEDEDLIEVRYKPAEPVIHKPTEPHVKKAREIIPITIQGKAGKHQFRVYKDDKFDKLFNAYAKKDHDLEDDDLIEVCCKSS, from the exons ATG GCGGATGGGGAGGAGGTGccgccgacggcggcggcggcggcggcggcggcggacagcGAGGAGCTTGAGCCGCTCTTCGACTACTCCCGCGTGCGGCCCACCTTCGACTTCCGCTTCGACG ACTCCGACCTTGAGAAGTCCGACATCTTCGTCCACTGCAACAAGCGCCCCAAGTtggccgatgccgatgccgacgaCGCCGCCGCTTTC GGTGATAAGGCTAGCGAAAAGGGTGACGCCGGCGTGAAGAAGGCTGCGGTGGTGAATTTGGACGATGATGATTGGTTGGCTCCACCGCCCTTGAAGCCTGTGGCCATGGCTGGCATATGTAAGGATAAAACACCGCATGAGCCAAG ATTAGAGAATCAAGAGGTCGCAAAACTTGCTGAAGATACATTTCAGAAGGTTGTTGAAACTGTTAAGAAAGACCTTGCGGCCAAGAAAGCACCTGAAAGTATAGTTCTTGATGAGCCGACCGAACCACAATTGAAGAAGACGAAAGAAAAGATCCTCATAATGATTCAGGACAAAGATGTGCAGCAGCCTTTCCGTGTATGTAAG GATGAGAAATTCGACAAGCTTTTCAAGGcatatgctaagaagaacaatctTGATTCCTCAAATCTGACTTTTGTATTCGATGGTGTCAAAATGAACCCGGCAAGTACGCCCCAGGACCTTGACCTGGAGGATGAAGACCTGATTGAGGTGCGCTATAAGCCAGCTGAACCTGTAATACACAAGCCAACTGAACCTCACGTGAAGAAAGCGCGAGAAATTATACCCATAACGATTCAGGGCAAAGCTGGGAAGCACCAGTTCCGTGTATACAAG GATGACAAGTTTGACAAGCTTTTCAATGCATATGCTAAGAAG GACCATGACCTGGAGGATGATGACTTGATTGAGGTGTGCTGTAAGTCAAGCTGA